A stretch of Sinorhizobium meliloti DNA encodes these proteins:
- the tilS gene encoding tRNA lysidine(34) synthetase TilS, giving the protein MPHAVLDTARNFLRSFITPRRILVAVSGGSDSMGLLVALHSAIAADERRGFSLAACTVDHALRPQSACEAEDVAAFCAALGIAHRICRWEGAKPSTGIQAAARNKRYELLAEAADALGADCIAIGHTRDDQQETVAMRIARGKGDGAGDGQGEGHGGAGMAASMLYGRRIWVLRPFLGLARAEIRSFLQARGVSWIDDPSNANPAFERVRVRARIATSGGMPTPLGNGRQRAASSARAAALIEKRIRVHEALVAEVSARHAGEIDDPDWRRALLTVASVLGGREHMPAFATVQRLSQFLRSGEPGRMTAGRVVFDRRASGLYLYREARNLPVLAVGPGRQGAWDGRFTVKSRGPAVTVAADASGRLWTKRLIDAGLPAGIAKRGSTVAPEIASTDGAGLAFGEAPAQVEYHIGLYDTFLPGFDRIMADAVAVSFGRDRYPAPPVHDVLIEMET; this is encoded by the coding sequence ATGCCCCATGCCGTCCTCGATACGGCCCGAAATTTTCTCCGATCCTTTATCACGCCCCGCAGGATCCTGGTTGCCGTCTCCGGTGGCAGCGACTCGATGGGGCTGCTTGTAGCCCTGCATTCGGCGATCGCCGCAGATGAGCGACGCGGATTTTCCCTTGCCGCCTGCACTGTCGACCATGCGCTGAGGCCGCAGTCGGCTTGTGAAGCCGAAGATGTGGCGGCCTTTTGTGCTGCGCTCGGCATTGCCCACCGTATCTGCCGCTGGGAGGGCGCGAAGCCGTCGACCGGCATTCAGGCGGCGGCTCGAAACAAGCGCTACGAATTGCTGGCCGAGGCCGCCGACGCGCTCGGCGCCGATTGCATCGCGATCGGCCATACCCGCGACGACCAGCAGGAGACCGTCGCCATGCGCATTGCCCGCGGCAAGGGTGATGGTGCCGGAGACGGGCAGGGCGAGGGGCATGGCGGCGCCGGCATGGCCGCGTCCATGTTATACGGACGGCGTATCTGGGTGTTGCGGCCGTTTCTCGGCTTGGCGCGCGCCGAGATCCGCAGCTTTCTCCAGGCACGCGGCGTCTCCTGGATCGACGATCCGAGCAATGCAAACCCCGCCTTCGAGCGGGTCCGGGTGCGTGCCCGTATAGCGACATCCGGAGGGATGCCGACGCCCTTGGGCAACGGGCGCCAGCGCGCCGCCTCTTCCGCCAGAGCCGCCGCCCTGATCGAGAAGCGTATCCGCGTTCACGAGGCGCTCGTCGCGGAGGTCTCGGCGCGGCATGCCGGGGAGATCGACGATCCGGACTGGCGCCGTGCGCTCCTGACGGTCGCGTCGGTTCTCGGCGGGCGCGAGCACATGCCCGCTTTCGCCACGGTGCAGCGGCTTTCGCAGTTCCTGCGATCGGGTGAGCCTGGCCGCATGACGGCGGGACGGGTCGTCTTCGACCGGCGAGCAAGCGGTCTCTATCTCTATCGAGAGGCGCGCAACCTGCCGGTGCTCGCCGTTGGACCGGGCCGGCAGGGCGCTTGGGATGGGCGGTTCACGGTAAAGAGCCGCGGGCCTGCGGTTACGGTCGCCGCGGACGCTTCGGGGAGGTTGTGGACCAAGAGGCTTATTGACGCAGGGCTGCCGGCGGGGATTGCCAAGCGGGGGTCCACGGTGGCACCAGAAATCGCGTCGACGGACGGCGCGGGGCTCGCCTTCGGCGAGGCTCCGGCGCAAGTCGAGTACCACATCGGGCTTTACGACACCTTTTTGCCGGGTTTCGACAGGATCATGGCGGATGCGGTCGCCGTGTCGTTTGGGCGTGATCGATACCCCGCGCCGCCGGTGCACGATGTTTTGATAGAAATGGAAACGTAA
- the ftsH gene encoding ATP-dependent zinc metalloprotease FtsH: MNPNFRNFALWAIIALLLIALFSMFQQPTERAGSREIPFSQFLKDVDASRVKDVVITGSKVIGSYTESGATFQTYAPAVDTALTERLEAKDVTVTVRPETDGSSGFLSYIGTLLPMLLILGVWLFFMRQMQGGSRGAMGFGKSKAKLLTEAHGRVTFDDVAGVDEAKQDLEEIVEFLRDPQKFQRLGGRIPRGVLLVGPPGTGKTLLARSVAGEANVPFFTISGSDFVEMFVGVGASRVRDMFEQAKKNAPCIIFIDEIDAVGRHRGAGLGGGNDEREQTLNQLLVEMDGFEANEGIILIAATNRPDVLDPALLRPGRFDRQVVVPNPDINGRERILKVHVRNVPLAPNVDLKVLARGTPGFSGADLMNLVNESALMAARRNKRLVTMQEFEDAKDKIMMGAERRSSAMTEAEKKLTAYHEAGHAILALNVPSADPLHKATIIPRGRALGMVMQLPEGDRYSMSYKWMISRLAIMMGGRVAEELTFGKENITSGASSDIEQATKLARAMVTQWGFSDQLGQVAYGENQQEVFLGHSVAQQKNVSESTAQKIDNEIRRLIDEAYETARRILVEKNHEFVALAEGLLEYETLTGDEIKALIRGEKPARDLGDDTPPHRGSAVPSAGTKKEAGTKGEEPEGGFEPQPQ; the protein is encoded by the coding sequence ATGAACCCTAATTTTCGAAATTTTGCCCTTTGGGCAATCATAGCGCTTCTCCTGATAGCGCTATTCAGCATGTTCCAGCAGCCGACCGAACGAGCAGGCTCGCGTGAAATTCCATTCTCGCAGTTCCTCAAGGACGTCGACGCGAGCCGCGTGAAGGACGTGGTGATCACCGGTTCGAAGGTGATCGGCAGCTACACCGAGAGCGGGGCGACCTTCCAGACCTATGCGCCCGCCGTCGACACGGCGCTGACGGAGCGGCTGGAAGCCAAGGACGTCACGGTCACGGTTCGGCCGGAGACGGACGGCTCGTCGGGCTTCCTCAGCTATATCGGAACGCTGTTGCCGATGCTCCTGATCCTCGGCGTCTGGCTGTTCTTCATGCGGCAGATGCAAGGCGGCTCGCGCGGCGCGATGGGTTTCGGAAAGTCCAAGGCAAAGCTTTTGACGGAAGCGCATGGCCGCGTGACCTTCGACGACGTCGCTGGTGTCGACGAGGCGAAGCAGGACCTGGAGGAAATCGTCGAATTCCTGCGCGACCCGCAGAAGTTCCAGCGTCTCGGTGGCCGCATCCCGCGCGGCGTGCTGCTGGTCGGACCGCCCGGCACCGGTAAGACGCTGCTTGCCCGCTCGGTGGCCGGTGAGGCGAACGTGCCCTTCTTCACGATCTCGGGTTCGGACTTCGTCGAAATGTTCGTCGGTGTCGGCGCATCGCGCGTCCGCGACATGTTCGAGCAGGCGAAGAAGAACGCGCCCTGCATCATCTTCATCGACGAAATCGATGCGGTTGGCCGTCATCGCGGCGCCGGTCTTGGCGGCGGCAACGACGAGCGCGAGCAGACGCTGAACCAGCTGCTGGTCGAGATGGACGGCTTCGAGGCGAACGAGGGCATCATCCTCATCGCCGCGACGAACCGGCCGGACGTGCTCGACCCGGCGCTGCTGCGTCCGGGCCGCTTCGACCGCCAGGTCGTCGTGCCGAACCCGGACATCAACGGCCGCGAGCGGATCCTGAAGGTGCATGTCCGCAACGTGCCGCTCGCACCGAACGTGGACCTCAAGGTGCTGGCGCGCGGCACGCCGGGCTTCTCGGGCGCCGATCTCATGAATCTCGTCAACGAATCGGCGCTGATGGCGGCGCGGCGCAACAAGCGTCTCGTTACCATGCAGGAGTTCGAGGACGCCAAGGACAAGATCATGATGGGCGCCGAGCGCCGCTCCTCGGCCATGACCGAAGCCGAGAAGAAGCTGACCGCCTATCACGAGGCGGGCCATGCGATCCTTGCGCTCAACGTCCCCTCGGCCGATCCGTTGCACAAGGCGACGATCATTCCCCGGGGCCGTGCGCTCGGCATGGTGATGCAGCTGCCCGAGGGCGACCGCTACTCGATGAGCTACAAGTGGATGATCTCGCGTCTCGCCATCATGATGGGCGGACGCGTTGCCGAGGAACTGACCTTCGGCAAGGAGAACATCACCTCGGGCGCATCCTCCGATATCGAGCAGGCGACGAAGCTTGCCCGGGCGATGGTGACGCAGTGGGGCTTCTCCGACCAGCTCGGACAGGTCGCCTATGGCGAGAATCAGCAGGAGGTTTTCCTCGGCCATTCCGTCGCGCAGCAGAAGAACGTTTCGGAATCGACCGCGCAGAAAATCGACAACGAAATCCGCCGGCTGATCGACGAGGCCTATGAGACGGCACGCCGCATCCTCGTCGAAAAGAACCATGAATTCGTGGCTCTCGCGGAAGGCTTGCTCGAATACGAGACGCTGACCGGCGACGAGATCAAGGCTCTGATCCGCGGCGAGAAGCCGGCGCGCGATCTTGGGGACGATACACCGCCGCATCGCGGCTCCGCAGTGCCTTCGGCCGGTACGAAGAAGGAAGCCGGCACGAAGGGCGAAGAGCCTGAAGGCGGGTTCGAACCGCAGCCGCAGTAG